From a region of the Rhinopithecus roxellana isolate Shanxi Qingling chromosome 8, ASM756505v1, whole genome shotgun sequence genome:
- the ELK4 gene encoding ETS domain-containing protein Elk-4, translating to MDSAITLWQFLLQLLQKPQNKHMICWTSNDGQFKLLQAEEVARLWGIRKNKPNMNYDKLSRALRYYYVKNIIKKVNGQKFVYKFVSYPEILNMDPMTVGRIEGDCESLNFSEVSSSSKDVENGGKEKPPQPGAKTSSRNDYIHSGLYSSFTLNSLNSSNVKLFKLIKTENPAEKLAEKKSPQEPTPSVIKFVTTPSKKPPVEPVVATISTSPSISPSSEETIQALETLVSPKLPSLEAPTSASNVMTVFATTPPVSSIPPLQEPPRTPSPPLSSHPDIDTDIDSVASQPMELAENLSLEPKDQDSVLPEKDKANNSSRSKKPKGLELAPTLVITSSDPSPLGILSPSLPTASLTPAFFSQTPIILTPSPLLSSIHFWSTLSPVAPLSPARLQGANTLFQFPSVLNSHGPFTLSGLDGPSTPGPFSPDLQKT from the exons ATGGACAGTGCTATCACCCTGTGGCAGTTCCTTCTTCAGCTCCTGCAGAAGCCTCAGAACAAGCACATGATCTGTTGGACCTCTAATGATGGGCAGTTTAAGCTTTTGCAGGCAGAAGAAGTGGCTCGTCTCTGGGGGATTCGCAAGAACAAACCTAACATGAATTATGACAAACTCAGCCGAGCCCTCAGATACTATTATGTAAAG AATATCATCAAAAAAGTGAATGGTCAGAAGTTTGTGTACAAGTTTGTCTCTTATCCAGAGATTTTGAACATGGATCCTATGACAGTGGGCAGGATTGAAGGTGACTGTGAAAGTTTAAACTTCAGTGAAGTCAGCAGTAGTTCCAAAGATGTGGAGAATGGAGGGAAAGagaaaccacctcagcctggtgCCAAGACCTCTAGCCGCAATGACTACATACACTCTGGCTTATATTCTTCATTTACTCTCAACTCTTTGAACTCCTCCAATGTAAAGCTTTTCAAATTGATAAAGACTGAGAATCCAGCCGAGAAACTGGCAGAGAAAAAATCTCCTCAGGAGCCCACACCATCTGTCATCAAATTTGTCACGACACCTTCCAAAAAGCCACCAGTTGAACCTGTTGTTGCTACTATTTCAACCAGCCCAAGTATTTCTCCCTCTTCAGAAGAAACTATCCAAGCATTGGAGACATTGGTTTCCCCAAAACTTCCTTCCCTGGAAGCCCCAACTTCTGCATCTAACGTAATGACTGTTTTTGCCACCACACCACCCGTTTCATCTATACCCCCTTTGCAGGAACCTCCCAGAACACCTTCACCACCACTGAGTTCTCACCCAGACATCGACACAGACATTGATTCAGTGGCTTCTCAGCCAATGGAACTTGCAGAGAACTTGTCACTGGAGCCTAAAGACCAGGATTCAGTCTTGCCAGAAAAGGACAAAGCAAATAATTCATCAAGATCCAAGAAACCCAAAGGGTTAGAACTGGCACCCACCCTTGTGATCACAAGCAGTGATCCAAGCCCACTGGGAATACTGAGCCCATCTCTCCCTACAGCTTCTCTTACACCAGCATTTTTTTCACAG ACACCTATCATACTGACTCCAAGCCCCTTGCTCTCCAGTATCCACTTTTGGAGTACTCTCAGTCCCGTTGCTCCCCTAAGTCCAGCCAGACTGCAAggtgctaacacacttttccaG